A stretch of Crossiella cryophila DNA encodes these proteins:
- a CDS encoding M16 family metallopeptidase produces MRRDRLGNGLTVLLAPVPEAARVAVSVHYRVGFRNEPEQAAGFAHLFEHLMFEGSAEVGPREHGARVHATGGAGDARTHQDYTRYFQVLPSQSLELALFLEADRMRAPRFTEAGIQRQLAGVAEEIRLSVRERPYGGFPWPRLPQALYRDFANAHDGFGDTTRLAGITPEQCREFFGLHYPPGNAVLTVCGDFDPGLAWDLINRHFGDIPARPVPPVARLTEQLRQASTIVLPDRRISLPGLAIGYPLPDPATELPAYLAHQVLAPALRWPAELSLASDSSCGFFDYLDAADPDTLVLTAVHRPQTQPEALLSYVDRRLSTVAGHGLPRAEFERHRDRLRLEHHRRHADLLTRCCALGRLEILFGRAELLDDWPGLLDALPPDSVPAAAERLRASPRGVLHAVPDNGR; encoded by the coding sequence TTGCGGCGCGACCGGCTCGGCAACGGGTTGACCGTGCTGCTCGCGCCGGTGCCGGAGGCGGCGCGGGTGGCGGTCAGCGTGCACTACCGGGTCGGCTTCCGCAACGAGCCGGAGCAGGCGGCGGGCTTCGCGCATCTGTTCGAGCACCTGATGTTCGAGGGCAGCGCGGAGGTCGGGCCCAGGGAGCACGGTGCGCGGGTGCACGCGACGGGCGGGGCCGGTGACGCCCGCACCCATCAGGACTACACCCGGTACTTCCAGGTGCTGCCAAGCCAATCCCTGGAACTCGCCCTGTTCCTGGAGGCCGACCGGATGCGCGCGCCGCGGTTCACCGAGGCCGGTATCCAGCGGCAGCTGGCCGGGGTGGCCGAGGAGATTCGGCTCTCGGTCCGGGAGCGGCCCTACGGCGGTTTCCCGTGGCCGCGCCTGCCGCAGGCGCTCTACCGCGACTTCGCCAACGCCCACGACGGTTTCGGCGACACCACCCGGCTGGCCGGGATCACCCCTGAGCAGTGCCGGGAGTTCTTCGGCCTGCACTACCCGCCGGGCAACGCGGTGCTGACCGTGTGCGGTGACTTCGACCCTGGGCTGGCCTGGGATCTCATCAACCGGCACTTCGGCGACATCCCCGCCCGGCCGGTGCCGCCGGTGGCCCGGCTGACCGAACAGCTCCGGCAGGCGAGCACGATCGTGCTGCCCGACCGGCGGATCAGCCTGCCCGGTCTCGCGATCGGCTACCCGCTGCCCGACCCGGCCACCGAACTGCCAGCCTACCTCGCCCACCAGGTGCTGGCCCCCGCACTGCGCTGGCCTGCCGAACTCTCGCTGGCCTCGGACTCCAGCTGCGGCTTCTTCGACTACCTGGACGCCGCCGACCCGGACACCCTGGTGCTCACCGCGGTGCACCGGCCACAGACCCAGCCGGAGGCGCTGTTGTCCTATGTGGACCGGCGACTGTCCACAGTGGCCGGACACGGCCTGCCGCGGGCGGAGTTCGAGCGGCACCGGGACCGGCTCCGGCTGGAGCACCACCGGCGGCACGCCGATCTGCTGACCCGGTGCTGCGCACTGGGCAGGCTGGAGATCCTGTTCGGCCGGGCGGAACTGCTCGATGACTGGCCAGGGCTGCTGGACGCGCTGCCGCCGGACAGTGTCCCGGCCGCCGCCGAGCGGTTGCGGGCGTCCCCGCGCGGGGTCCTGCACGCGGTGCCGGACAACGGCCGATGA
- a CDS encoding M16 family metallopeptidase, whose product MSPKWADSLLDNGLRLLAVRDARAPVAELRLLIPAAAADPRQAGLTELLARSLRATPAATGHSGASWDGAWLRVHSSLPAHDWATGLETILESLRGNEVEQPDYPRWRAGLVNQARARQRDRGQHLARLLRQRAFAPPGPPSDLPDPALLAATEPADLLAFRRRLLTPAGAFLVLAGDIEPAAAVAAMAGAVRRHWPEGEHRVLPRPRPTPTGDLLALSDARETRLELCAPSGAAADSPAAHDLLVVALGAYADSRLALRFPAPGCSAAAGMEVIGGQRMFLLSAQAAAGRGAELLAGLHVELANLRRRPPAGAELEAARTFALGQFLGVLDSPGALADKIATDLCYGRAPDWFSVFPQRLRAVTAADLALACERLLSRRALTGVVSGDLSGKDLAVADLLPLSGKSTIWW is encoded by the coding sequence ATGAGCCCGAAGTGGGCGGACTCCTTGCTGGACAACGGACTGCGGCTGCTCGCGGTGCGCGATGCCAGGGCGCCGGTGGCCGAGTTGCGGCTGCTGATCCCGGCCGCCGCGGCCGATCCCCGGCAGGCCGGTCTCACCGAACTGCTCGCCCGGAGCCTGCGGGCCACGCCGGCCGCCACCGGGCACTCCGGGGCGAGCTGGGACGGTGCATGGCTGCGGGTGCACTCCAGCCTGCCTGCCCATGACTGGGCCACCGGACTTGAGACCATACTGGAGTCGCTGCGCGGCAACGAGGTCGAGCAGCCCGACTACCCCCGCTGGCGCGCCGGTCTGGTCAACCAGGCCAGGGCACGGCAGCGGGACCGGGGACAGCACCTCGCCCGGTTGTTGCGGCAGCGGGCCTTCGCACCGCCGGGGCCACCCTCGGACCTGCCCGATCCCGCCCTGCTGGCCGCCACCGAGCCCGCGGACCTGCTGGCGTTCCGGCGGCGGTTGCTGACTCCGGCCGGGGCTTTCCTGGTGCTGGCCGGGGACATCGAGCCCGCGGCGGCGGTGGCGGCGATGGCAGGCGCGGTGCGGCGGCACTGGCCCGAGGGCGAGCACCGGGTCCTGCCGCGGCCGCGACCCACACCCACCGGGGATCTGCTGGCCCTGAGTGACGCGCGGGAGACCCGGCTGGAACTGTGCGCGCCCAGCGGCGCCGCCGCGGACTCGCCAGCCGCACACGACCTGCTCGTCGTCGCCCTGGGCGCCTACGCCGATTCCCGCCTGGCGCTGAGGTTTCCAGCGCCCGGTTGCTCGGCCGCGGCCGGGATGGAGGTGATCGGCGGGCAGCGGATGTTCCTGCTCTCCGCCCAGGCCGCTGCCGGGCGCGGCGCGGAGTTGCTCGCCGGCCTGCACGTGGAACTGGCGAACCTGCGGCGCAGGCCACCGGCGGGCGCGGAACTCGAGGCGGCCAGGACGTTCGCGCTGGGACAGTTCCTCGGCGTGCTGGACTCACCGGGAGCGCTGGCCGACAAGATCGCCACCGACCTCTGCTACGGCCGCGCGCCGGACTGGTTTTCCGTTTTCCCGCAACGGTTGCGCGCGGTGACCGCGGCCGATCTGGCCCTGGCCTGCGAGCGGTTGCTGAGCAGGCGGGCGCTGACCGGCGTGGTCAGCGGCGACCTGAGCGGCAAGGACCTG